From Oceanidesulfovibrio indonesiensis:
GGTGCTCGTGTGCTGAACGGCCTGCAAGGCAATGTGGACATTCCCGGCCTGAAGGAATCCGCAACCGCCGGGTGGGTGGCTGAAAACGCCGCTCTCTCCGCTTCTGACATGCAGTTCCGCAAGGTCTCCATGTCTCCGAAGCACGCCGGTGCTCTGACTGAGTTCTCGCGCAACATGCTGCTCCAGACTTCGCCGGACATTGAAGCCCTGGTCCGTGACGACTTCGCCAAGGTGCTTGCCCGCGCCGTGGATCGCGTCGCCATCCAGGGTGGCGGCTCCAATGAGCCCACTGGCGTTCTGGAAACCGCCGACATCAACACCGTGGACCTCTCCGGCGGCGTGACCTGGGCCAAGGTTCTGGAATTCATCGAGGCTCTGGAGATCGACAACGCCAACGGCGGCGCGTTCGCCACGACCCCGAGCATGGTCAAGCTGATGCGCTCCACGCCCAAAGAGGTGGACGGAACGGATGTGGCTATCAGCGCCGATTACCTGATGGAAGGCCCGCGCAACCTCGCCGGCTATCCGGTGGCCGTGTCCAACCTGGTGCCCTCGAATCTCGGGACCGGGACCAATGAACACGCCATCATTTTTGGCGACTGGTCCGACCTGCTCCTGGGCTACTGGTCTGCGTTCGATCTTCTCGTGAACCCGTATGAGTCCACAGCGTACAGCAAGGGCAACGTGCTGGTCCGCGCCATGCTGACCATGGACGTA
This genomic window contains:
- a CDS encoding phage major capsid protein, giving the protein MNLRDLMEKRGRIAAAMRELTENPQGEGGDLSSEQEQRFDTHKAELSAVEKQIERQTIVEDAERRMAGQPLTGNEDRQYDELLREFSVVRALAGAAGMNVDDGREREISQELQRRSGQKAQGVMVPLNVFEKRVMTTAAPAAGPGSNLIATDYYGNQFIDTLRAALIVHGLGARVLNGLQGNVDIPGLKESATAGWVAENAALSASDMQFRKVSMSPKHAGALTEFSRNMLLQTSPDIEALVRDDFAKVLARAVDRVAIQGGGSNEPTGVLETADINTVDLSGGVTWAKVLEFIEALEIDNANGGAFATTPSMVKLMRSTPKEVDGTDVAISADYLMEGPRNLAGYPVAVSNLVPSNLGTGTNEHAIIFGDWSDLLLGYWSAFDLLVNPYESTAYSKGNVLVRAMLTMDVTVRHPESFAAGQLAI